The nucleotide window TTATTTGTCTGGCAAACGACCGGTGTCTACTCTAGAGAAGAGACAATGTATGTGGCTCTCTTTACACCGGCTTCAATACTCGGCACTGGCAGGGCGAGTGTGCTCTTTTTGTGATGCACACCTAACTGGGCTCTGTAGTTTGTTATCGAAGAATTCGAGAAGATGCGAAACGGAAATTAGCCGAGCGCTGTATGCGTCAGCGAGGTGTTAGAACCCAACGTGGAGCTAACTTCCGGGcagtaagaaaatttttcgaaaTAGCAAGGTGGCTCTACTTCTTCGCTGATGCTGTGTAGAGGCCCAGGATCTGGTGGGGTCAATTCCACAGATTCACCTGTGAATTCTGATTCGAAGTATCGGGTGTCTGTTTCACTCACCACCTGCGGCTTGAACGGTGGCGGAATCTGCGTGTTGGAAAAATGAGTAAAATCAAAACATACAAATATAAACAGCACGTCACTTACCTTTCGTTGAACTAGATCTGTCCAAGAAATCGGTAGGAAAAATGGATGTTGAGTAATTTCTTTATAGTCTTCCGGGCCGCCTCCTAATCTCTTATGTGGGTCCTTAGCTAAAAGGCCGCCAAGAAGATCTTTCGCTTCCTGGGATATCGTTCGAGGGTATCTAACTTCTTCCAAAAGAATACGTTCAAAAAGAACGTCGTGATCTCGGTCGTAAAACGGAAGACGACCACACATGAGCTCGTACATGACGACACCCAAGCCCCACCAGTCTACTGCCCTCCCGTAGTCGTTGTCTTCAAGGACTTCGGGGGCAAGGTACTCGGGTGTTCCACAAAAGGTTTTGGTAGTCCGTCCATAAGTGATATCCTCTTTACAGAGTCCAAAGTCAGCAATTTTGATGTGTCCATCTTTGTCGAGTAACAAGTTTTCCAGCTGTTAACAGAGATCAGTTTAGTAAATGAAACTccaagaaacaaaataatttatttagaATGTTGTTACCTTAAGGTCCCTATAGATAATGCCTTGCTCGTGTAAATAACCTAGCGCCGAAAGAATTTCCGCTCCATAAAACCGCGTTCTGTCTTCAGAAAAAATTCGCTCACGCGAAAGATGAAAAAACAGTTCACCTCCGTTAACATATTCCATTACGAAACACAATCGTTCAGCTGTTTGGAAGGAATATTTTAATGCCTGTTAAGGagtttaaataaatatgaaTGAGAAAGGGTGAAATATTATTGAATGAAAACAATTTTACAATCAAAAAAGGATGGTTGGTGGTTTGCAATACGCGGTTTTCCGTAAGCGTGTGGGCAACTTCGTCTTTCGCAATAATGACTTccttttttaagattttgatgGCGAACAAGTGTCCAGTGCCTTTTTCTCGGCAAAGAATCACCTTTCCAAAAGTGCCTTTGCCCAACATTTTGATGAACTCAAAATTTTCTAAAGTCTGtttcaaacaaataaaaaaat belongs to Daphnia magna isolate NIES linkage group LG1, ASM2063170v1.1, whole genome shotgun sequence and includes:
- the LOC116934761 gene encoding RAC serine/threonine-protein kinase; this translates as MAESVAPAKTPSTIKEGWLLKRGEHIKNWRQRYFVLLDDGSLLGFKHKPEPNIGLAEPLNNFTVKGCQIMKADRPKPFTFLIRGLQWTTVIERTFHVESEKEREEWMAAIEHVAERLHTDPDSNDVDMSAVSEENDLKGSSSPLSLSNKMVSSPMDAGNDEFQMKFLVTGTSNRPHHSGKKKVTLENFEFIKMLGKGTFGKVILCREKGTGHLFAIKILKKEVIIAKDEVAHTLTENRVLQTTNHPFLIALKYSFQTAERLCFVMEYVNGGELFFHLSRERIFSEDRTRFYGAEILSALGYLHEQGIIYRDLKLENLLLDKDGHIKIADFGLCKEDITYGRTTKTFCGTPEYLAPEVLEDNDYGRAVDWWGLGVVMYELMCGRLPFYDRDHDVLFERILLEEVRYPRTISQEAKDLLGGLLAKDPHKRLGGGPEDYKEITQHPFFLPISWTDLVQRKIPPPFKPQVVSETDTRYFESEFTGESVELTPPDPGPLHSISEEVEPPCYFEKFSYCPEVSSTLGSNTSLTHTALG